One window of Deltaproteobacteria bacterium genomic DNA carries:
- a CDS encoding cysteine hydrolase, with the protein MTADLLLDAGRAALCIVEMQNDIVHESNIGKRGIGGVLAAQVEKRGVIPKLQTVIAAARARGVPILYVNFCGKPGFPRPNTLIHRRSQRQPMLVEGTWGVETHPALAPQPEDFVLERTVGVDGSYGTQLYPVLRMLGRTTMLMSGVSTNLAVEGIVRASVNRGFDVVVIEDCCASYPDEWHRFSIENIMPLLATVTTAEAVVRALAPAPG; encoded by the coding sequence GTGACGGCCGACCTCCTCCTCGACGCCGGCCGCGCGGCGCTCTGCATCGTCGAGATGCAGAACGACATCGTGCACGAGTCGAACATCGGCAAGCGGGGCATCGGCGGCGTGCTGGCGGCCCAGGTCGAGAAGCGGGGCGTCATCCCGAAGCTCCAGACGGTCATCGCCGCGGCGCGCGCACGTGGCGTCCCGATCCTCTACGTCAACTTCTGCGGCAAGCCCGGCTTCCCGCGCCCCAACACGCTCATCCACCGCCGCTCGCAGCGCCAGCCGATGCTCGTCGAGGGCACCTGGGGGGTGGAGACGCACCCGGCGCTCGCACCGCAGCCGGAGGACTTCGTCCTCGAGCGCACCGTCGGCGTCGACGGCTCGTACGGGACGCAGCTCTACCCCGTGCTCCGCATGCTCGGGCGGACGACGATGCTGATGAGCGGCGTGTCGACCAACCTCGCCGTCGAGGGCATCGTGCGCGCCTCGGTCAACCGGGGGTTCGACGTGGTCGTGATCGAGGACTGCTGCGCGAGCTACCCCGACGAGTGGCACCGGTTCTCGATCGAGAACATCATGCCGCTGCTCGCCACGGTGACGACCGCCGAGGCGGTCGTCCGCGCGCTGGCGCCCGCGCCCGGGTGA
- a CDS encoding amino acid ABC transporter substrate-binding protein, which produces MPAPTSNRKSLPHGLPFAPTKVGVLIDIDMGTKEDFLATLRFGFDEAHAEGVITRPVELVVKEAIGLPRLEAKNTIDGYLALAAEGVLCVIGPLITDNSIALAPVIDRTGVPAVTWTGTDRYHGQYCFNLGNGGLAEEAAMMAAWIRRRGYTTVGMIHEISPGGVEYASNFRYYAARARLDVLIEAYTTQVPDDLEGILRKIRDQRPDCLAYLGYGYPTILMAPMFRNLGWDPPRIMTSAFQFCYAKPEWMAALEGWYGIDQMCEENPRLGPMLDRFADHLGKRRDHTVTALSYDTTRLIAEGLARAPLLTPAGVKDGLERVRMLPAVNGGPRTHMSLGPYDHKAYKGDWLVIRRIEGGRTVFVGLHEPAI; this is translated from the coding sequence ATGCCCGCCCCGACATCAAATAGAAAGTCCTTGCCCCACGGCCTCCCCTTCGCGCCCACGAAGGTCGGCGTGCTCATCGACATCGACATGGGCACCAAGGAGGACTTCCTGGCCACGCTGCGCTTCGGGTTCGACGAGGCCCACGCCGAGGGCGTGATCACCCGCCCGGTCGAGCTCGTCGTGAAGGAGGCGATCGGGCTCCCGCGCCTCGAGGCGAAGAACACGATCGACGGCTATCTCGCCCTTGCCGCCGAGGGCGTGCTCTGCGTCATCGGCCCGCTCATCACCGACAACTCGATCGCGCTCGCGCCGGTGATCGACCGCACCGGCGTGCCGGCCGTCACCTGGACGGGCACCGACCGCTACCATGGACAATACTGCTTCAACCTCGGCAACGGCGGCCTCGCCGAGGAGGCGGCGATGATGGCGGCGTGGATCCGCCGGCGCGGCTACACGACGGTCGGCATGATCCACGAGATCAGCCCGGGCGGCGTCGAGTACGCGTCGAACTTCCGCTACTACGCGGCCCGCGCCCGGCTCGACGTCCTGATCGAGGCCTACACGACGCAGGTTCCCGACGACCTCGAGGGCATCCTCCGGAAAATCCGCGACCAGCGGCCCGATTGCCTCGCCTATCTCGGCTACGGGTACCCGACGATCCTGATGGCCCCGATGTTCCGGAACCTCGGCTGGGACCCGCCCCGGATCATGACCAGCGCCTTCCAGTTCTGCTACGCCAAGCCCGAGTGGATGGCGGCGCTCGAGGGCTGGTACGGCATCGACCAGATGTGCGAGGAGAACCCGCGGCTCGGGCCCATGCTCGACCGCTTCGCGGACCATCTCGGCAAGCGGCGCGACCACACCGTGACGGCGCTCAGCTACGACACGACGCGTTTGATCGCCGAAGGGCTAGCGCGCGCGCCGCTGCTGACCCCCGCCGGCGTGAAGGACGGCCTCGAGCGGGTGCGCATGCTGCCCGCCGTCAACGGGGGCCCGCGCACGCACATGAGCCTCGGGCCCTACGATCACAAGGCGTACAAGGGCGACTGGCTCGTGATCCGCCGCATCGAGGGCGGGAGGACGGTGTTCGTCGGGCTCCACGAGCCGGCGATCTGA
- a CDS encoding GNAT family N-acetyltransferase: MTSLDDRKERVRRAYEGLARGDGQGLLDLFAPDVVYTVIGTSAYSGVFRGRNAVRERLFRPLVAALATPLAIEVQSLTAEDDRVVAQLKGHATLRSGVPYDNTYCFVFRFAGDQVAEVTEYLDTALVARAFTVPAEREALLRLMDLNMCEMFREIVRLGRGGELLETPALTLCASPHGTPFHNMTIVRDAVDADTVVAMVRDFYARRGLAFSIGTRDHADAALEAALRERGFMELVEVPGMALLADPGTRSEPPGLEIRRVRDDQGRRDYLEVTAEAYATFQQPREMTEDTFASLESLHAPHIQGFVGYLDGAPVAAAALYLTHGVAGIGWVGTLSAHRGHRYAEAVTWAAVREGFRRGAIFANLQASPLGRPVYERMGFITPTRYHVLVGTV, from the coding sequence ATGACGTCTCTCGACGACCGCAAGGAGCGCGTCCGCCGTGCCTACGAAGGGCTCGCGCGGGGCGACGGGCAGGGCCTCCTCGACCTCTTCGCTCCCGACGTCGTCTACACGGTGATCGGGACGTCGGCCTACTCCGGTGTCTTCCGCGGCCGCAACGCGGTGCGCGAGCGCCTCTTCCGGCCGCTCGTCGCCGCCCTCGCGACGCCGCTCGCCATCGAGGTGCAGAGCCTCACCGCCGAGGACGACCGCGTCGTCGCCCAGCTGAAGGGTCATGCGACGCTCCGCTCGGGCGTGCCGTACGACAACACCTACTGCTTCGTCTTCCGGTTCGCCGGAGACCAGGTCGCGGAGGTGACCGAGTACCTCGACACGGCGCTCGTGGCGCGCGCCTTCACCGTGCCCGCCGAGCGCGAGGCGCTCCTCCGGCTGATGGACCTCAACATGTGCGAGATGTTCCGCGAGATCGTGCGGCTCGGACGCGGCGGCGAACTTCTCGAGACGCCGGCCTTGACGCTCTGCGCGAGCCCGCACGGCACGCCCTTCCACAACATGACGATCGTGCGCGACGCCGTCGACGCGGACACCGTCGTCGCGATGGTGCGCGACTTCTACGCCCGCCGCGGTCTCGCCTTCTCCATCGGCACCCGCGACCACGCCGACGCGGCGCTCGAAGCCGCGCTGCGCGAGCGCGGCTTCATGGAGCTGGTCGAGGTACCAGGCATGGCGCTCCTCGCCGACCCGGGGACGCGGAGCGAGCCGCCCGGCCTGGAGATCCGCCGCGTCAGGGACGACCAGGGACGGCGCGACTACCTGGAGGTGACCGCCGAAGCGTACGCGACCTTCCAGCAGCCCCGGGAGATGACCGAGGACACGTTCGCATCGCTCGAGAGCCTGCACGCGCCGCACATCCAGGGCTTCGTCGGCTACCTCGACGGCGCACCGGTGGCCGCCGCCGCGCTCTATCTGACGCACGGGGTGGCGGGCATCGGCTGGGTCGGCACGCTGTCGGCACACCGCGGCCACCGCTACGCCGAGGCGGTCACCTGGGCCGCCGTGCGGGAAGGCTTCCGGCGGGGAGCGATCTTCGCCAACCTCCAGGCGTCGCCCCTCGGCCGCCCGGTCTACGAGCGGATGGGGTTCATCACACCCACCCGCTACCACGTCCTCGTTGGCACCGTCTGA
- a CDS encoding TIGR03619 family F420-dependent LLM class oxidoreductase, whose amino-acid sequence MMTRSMRSCARRRDACPCRSSRVTPTSPTRGWCEYSGNDDVRVGRVRIIDRRAPARIDVATIGPCTSRSRPPAFCAARAERRLAQPVRPLLALGRVRFGIALPNYGPLAAPDVLVRLAREAEALGVDSVWVSDHLVAPRAVRSVYPYDRRPDARPGDMAVIERFFEPTVTLAYLAGQTSRVRLGVSAYVLPYRNPVVTAKQIATLDVLSGGRVVLAVGTGWLREEFEALDVPFAGRGRRTEEYLAVCRALWRGGDAEFVGSCYRLPPVRTGPPPVQQPHPPLWIAGDSAAAIERAARAGDGWHAIDLAPAELAPLVARLRQRVVAHGRGPEAVTVSLRKGVLVGPDGSRPLYGDADKVRRDLDAYRDAGLDYLVVGLRHAKTPDELSRAMADVVAAVGH is encoded by the coding sequence ATGATGACCCGTTCGATGCGCTCGTGTGCGCGGCGGCGCGACGCCTGTCCCTGCCGCTCATCACGCGTGACGCCGACATCTCCGACTCGGGGCTGGTGCGAGTACTCTGGTAACGACGACGTCCGCGTCGGGCGCGTTCGCATCATCGATCGTCGGGCACCTGCGAGGATCGACGTCGCCACCATCGGCCCATGTACATCTAGGTCGAGGCCGCCCGCCTTCTGCGCCGCACGCGCTGAGCGCCGACTGGCGCAGCCAGTCCGCCCTCTGCTAGCTCTGGGGCGCGTGCGGTTCGGCATCGCCCTCCCCAACTACGGCCCGCTCGCCGCGCCCGACGTGTTGGTGCGCCTCGCACGTGAGGCCGAGGCGCTCGGCGTCGATTCCGTCTGGGTGAGCGACCACCTGGTCGCGCCGCGCGCCGTCCGCTCGGTCTATCCCTACGACCGGCGCCCCGACGCGCGCCCGGGCGACATGGCCGTCATCGAGCGCTTCTTCGAACCGACGGTTACCCTCGCCTACCTGGCCGGACAGACGAGCCGCGTGAGGCTCGGAGTCAGCGCGTACGTCCTCCCCTACCGCAACCCCGTGGTCACGGCGAAGCAGATCGCCACGCTCGACGTCCTCTCGGGCGGGCGCGTCGTCCTCGCCGTCGGCACGGGCTGGCTGCGCGAGGAGTTCGAGGCGCTCGACGTGCCCTTCGCGGGCCGCGGCCGGCGGACCGAGGAATACCTCGCGGTCTGCCGGGCGCTCTGGCGCGGGGGCGACGCCGAGTTCGTGGGCTCGTGCTATCGCCTCCCGCCGGTGCGGACGGGCCCGCCGCCGGTCCAGCAGCCGCATCCTCCGCTCTGGATCGCGGGCGACTCGGCGGCCGCGATCGAGCGCGCCGCGCGCGCCGGCGACGGCTGGCACGCGATCGACCTCGCGCCGGCGGAGCTGGCACCGCTCGTCGCGCGGCTGCGGCAGCGCGTGGTCGCCCATGGGCGCGGGCCGGAGGCGGTGACGGTGAGCCTTCGTAAAGGCGTGCTGGTCGGCCCGGATGGCTCGCGCCCGCTCTACGGCGACGCGGACAAGGTGCGCCGCGACCTCGACGCATACCGCGACGCCGGGCTCGACTACCTCGTCGTCGGGCTCCGGCACGCGAAGACTCCGGACGAGCTGTCGCGTGCGATGGCCGACGTCGTCGCTGCGGTCGGGCACTGA
- a CDS encoding nucleic acid-binding protein — translation MMNLHPDYPLPDVDDPVMRPFWEGAREGRLMLQRERATGRPHWPPKPMYWKGGGRLEWFAASGRGRVYSYVVAHEPFLPAFRHLLPLVLVLVEVDEGPRLVGYMVHCRPEEMAFGMRVRAVFERLTERVTLPVWEPDR, via the coding sequence ATGATGAACCTCCATCCCGACTACCCGCTGCCCGACGTCGACGACCCGGTCATGCGTCCCTTCTGGGAGGGCGCGCGCGAAGGGCGGCTCATGCTCCAGCGCGAGCGCGCGACGGGTCGCCCGCACTGGCCGCCGAAGCCGATGTACTGGAAGGGGGGCGGGCGCCTCGAGTGGTTCGCCGCGAGCGGTCGCGGCCGCGTCTACTCGTACGTGGTCGCCCACGAGCCCTTCCTGCCCGCCTTCCGCCATCTCCTCCCGCTCGTGCTGGTGCTGGTCGAGGTCGACGAGGGGCCGCGGCTCGTCGGCTACATGGTCCACTGCCGTCCCGAGGAGATGGCCTTCGGCATGCGGGTGCGCGCCGTCTTCGAGCGGCTGACGGAGCGCGTGACGCTGCCCGTGTGGGAGCCCGACCGGTGA
- a CDS encoding type II toxin-antitoxin system VapC family toxin — protein sequence MARLLRQGRLGTTAVSAFEVWRGCATETQRDQTRRVLRGLRVYPFNEPAARRAGDLARELDAKGEGIGERDTMIAAICLAVRLPLLTANTKESAQPARAVAHGRSTMTT from the coding sequence ATGGCGCGGCTCCTGCGGCAAGGTCGCCTCGGGACCACGGCAGTGTCCGCCTTCGAAGTGTGGCGCGGATGCGCGACCGAGACGCAGCGGGACCAGACGAGGCGAGTACTGCGCGGCCTCCGCGTGTACCCGTTCAACGAGCCAGCGGCGCGTCGAGCCGGAGATCTCGCCCGGGAACTCGACGCCAAGGGCGAGGGAATCGGCGAGCGCGACACGATGATCGCCGCGATATGCCTCGCAGTTCGGCTGCCGCTTCTCACGGCGAACACGAAAGAGAGCGCTCAACCCGCCAGGGCGGTCGCCCACGGCAGGAGCACGATGACCACGTAG
- a CDS encoding type II toxin-antitoxin system VapC family toxin — MGWSPTRAPPDAFIPIRSARWWAPSRSRRLTPTSLVRTGQSARCFRVVDGGACGSPGGIVADARAAVTDTHPLLFHAAGGRRLGRRAARLFAAAEARTALIYVPTAVMWETSLLSRVGRVDLRRSLREFFADLFSNPAYQAVDLIPEDVYLADDTRPNDDPFDALVCAAARRLSLPLITRDADISDSGLVRVLW; from the coding sequence ATCGGCTGGTCTCCGACGCGCGCGCCGCCGGACGCGTTCATACCGATTCGATCCGCTCGGTGGTGGGCACCATCGCGCTCGCGACGGCTGACCCCGACCTCGCTGGTGCGGACCGGACAATCCGCACGATGTTTTCGAGTGGTCGACGGCGGCGCGTGCGGCAGTCCGGGCGGCATCGTGGCTGACGCCCGCGCGGCAGTCACCGACACGCACCCCCTTCTCTTCCACGCTGCAGGGGGCCGCCGGCTCGGCCGACGCGCGGCTCGCCTGTTCGCCGCCGCGGAGGCACGCACCGCCCTGATCTACGTCCCCACGGCAGTGATGTGGGAGACGAGCCTCCTTTCCCGCGTGGGGCGCGTCGACCTCCGGCGATCCCTCCGTGAGTTCTTCGCCGATCTCTTCAGCAACCCCGCCTATCAGGCAGTCGACCTCATCCCCGAGGACGTCTACCTCGCGGACGACACGCGCCCGAATGATGACCCGTTCGATGCGCTCGTGTGCGCGGCGGCGCGACGCCTGTCCCTGCCGCTCATCACGCGTGACGCCGACATCTCCGACTCGGGGCTGGTGCGAGTACTCTGGTAA
- a CDS encoding alpha/beta hydrolase, with translation MGRRIVILGYVAAAGCASVWLDRLIFLPDTTIPHPPPGVEERWITTRDHVRIHAWYVPAREARATLVWSHGNAGNIAGRVDVALALAARGIDVLAYDYRGYGRSEGRPSEAGVYLDAEAAYDSAGALPIVCFGESLGGAVSIHLASVRPCAGVAVVSTWTTLRDVARSHYGPLAALVGDRFDSLARIGTLSVPVFVAHGDRDEVVPFALGERLFAAAREPKRFLRIKGAHHNDVLASPPLLDAIAEFAGQVRAHLCGREISW, from the coding sequence ATGGGCCGCCGAATTGTGATCCTGGGATACGTCGCAGCGGCCGGGTGCGCTTCGGTGTGGCTCGATCGGCTCATCTTCCTCCCCGACACCACCATTCCGCACCCGCCTCCGGGCGTCGAGGAGCGCTGGATCACCACCCGCGACCACGTCCGTATACATGCTTGGTACGTCCCAGCACGCGAGGCGCGGGCCACGCTCGTCTGGTCGCATGGCAACGCCGGGAACATCGCCGGACGCGTCGACGTCGCGCTCGCGCTCGCGGCACGCGGCATCGACGTGCTGGCCTACGACTACCGCGGCTACGGGCGCAGTGAGGGCCGCCCGAGCGAGGCCGGCGTCTATCTCGATGCCGAGGCGGCCTACGACAGCGCCGGGGCGCTGCCGATCGTCTGCTTCGGCGAATCGCTCGGCGGCGCCGTCTCGATCCACCTGGCGAGCGTGCGCCCCTGCGCCGGTGTCGCCGTCGTCTCCACGTGGACGACGCTGCGGGACGTCGCCCGCAGCCACTATGGACCGCTGGCGGCCCTGGTCGGCGATCGCTTCGACTCGCTCGCGCGCATCGGGACGCTCTCCGTCCCGGTCTTCGTCGCGCACGGCGATCGCGACGAGGTCGTGCCCTTCGCCCTGGGCGAGCGCCTGTTCGCTGCGGCACGCGAGCCGAAGCGCTTCCTGCGCATCAAGGGCGCGCACCACAACGACGTGCTCGCGAGCCCGCCGCTTCTCGACGCCATCGCCGAGTTCGCGGGCCAGGTCAGGGCGCATTTGTGCGGTCGAGAAATCTCGTGGTAA
- a CDS encoding acyl--CoA ligase, producing the protein METLGAFLDAAVARAPAREALAAAPRAEVTARLGWAELRAASREAAKKLLAAGAGKGSRVGLLCTNRLEWLPIAFGALRLGAVLVPLSTLWKRDELAHALGHADVQLLVMLDRFLRHDYLATLRDIVPELAGAAPGALRSPRLPALRRVVLLDGEAPGCARWGELPAAIDDPFLDAVERAVSPVDWATVFFTSGTTAEPKAVVHSHGALATAARGIAERLGIGPDDAWWGHLPLFWSGGFVLGALATIAGGGRVVLQEVVDAASALELLEREACTIMAGWHQAAPLLEHPEFAGRRLRLRKGTRADPELTARLLGSDHHAVGCYGMSETATFVSAARWDDPEPIRLGTFGRPLEGMEIRIEPVAAGEAGEILVRGPTLMEGYYGVPRATTFDAEGFFRTGDLGFVDPAGFLHFTGRLKDVIKTAGVNVAASEVEAVLRRHPAVQAAHVVGVRHPTRGENVAAFVVFKARGGATPEELQGFCGESLASYKVPRHVFVVAEGDLPRTASGKVEKAALRRLAETRAAGTPF; encoded by the coding sequence ATGGAGACGCTCGGCGCCTTCCTCGACGCCGCCGTCGCGCGCGCGCCCGCGCGCGAGGCGCTGGCCGCCGCGCCGCGGGCGGAGGTGACGGCGCGGCTCGGCTGGGCCGAGCTGCGAGCGGCCAGCCGCGAGGCGGCGAAGAAGCTGCTGGCCGCCGGCGCCGGCAAGGGGAGCCGCGTCGGTCTCCTCTGCACCAACCGCCTCGAATGGCTGCCGATCGCCTTCGGCGCCCTCCGGCTGGGGGCCGTCCTGGTCCCGCTCTCCACGCTCTGGAAGCGAGACGAGCTGGCCCACGCGCTCGGGCACGCCGACGTGCAGCTCCTCGTCATGCTCGACCGGTTCCTGCGCCACGACTACCTCGCGACGCTCCGCGACATCGTCCCGGAGCTGGCCGGGGCGGCGCCCGGCGCGCTGCGCTCGCCACGCCTGCCCGCGCTCCGCCGCGTGGTGCTGCTCGACGGGGAGGCCCCGGGATGCGCGCGCTGGGGCGAGCTGCCCGCGGCGATCGACGACCCGTTCCTCGACGCCGTCGAGCGCGCCGTGTCACCCGTCGACTGGGCGACCGTCTTCTTCACGTCGGGCACGACGGCCGAGCCGAAGGCCGTGGTGCACTCTCACGGCGCGCTCGCGACCGCGGCGCGGGGCATCGCCGAGCGGCTCGGCATCGGGCCCGACGACGCCTGGTGGGGTCATCTCCCCCTCTTCTGGAGCGGGGGCTTCGTGCTCGGCGCGCTGGCGACCATCGCGGGCGGCGGGCGCGTCGTCCTCCAGGAGGTCGTCGATGCCGCGAGCGCGCTCGAGCTGCTCGAGCGGGAAGCGTGCACCATCATGGCCGGCTGGCATCAGGCCGCACCCCTGCTCGAGCATCCGGAGTTCGCGGGGCGCCGGCTCCGGCTCCGCAAGGGAACGCGCGCGGACCCCGAGCTGACGGCCCGGTTGCTCGGGTCGGACCACCACGCCGTCGGATGCTATGGCATGAGCGAGACTGCCACCTTCGTCAGCGCCGCGCGCTGGGACGACCCCGAGCCGATCCGCCTCGGCACCTTCGGCCGGCCGCTCGAGGGCATGGAGATCCGCATCGAGCCCGTCGCGGCGGGCGAGGCGGGCGAGATCCTGGTGCGCGGCCCCACCCTCATGGAGGGCTACTACGGCGTTCCGCGCGCGACGACGTTCGACGCCGAAGGCTTCTTCCGGACGGGCGACCTGGGCTTCGTCGACCCGGCGGGGTTCCTGCACTTCACGGGGCGATTGAAGGACGTCATCAAGACCGCGGGGGTCAACGTGGCGGCGAGCGAGGTCGAGGCCGTGCTGCGGCGCCATCCGGCCGTGCAGGCCGCGCACGTCGTCGGGGTGCGGCATCCGACGCGGGGCGAGAACGTCGCGGCATTCGTGGTCTTCAAGGCTCGAGGCGGGGCGACGCCCGAGGAGCTCCAGGGTTTCTGCGGGGAATCCCTGGCCAGCTACAAGGTTCCCCGGCACGTCTTCGTGGTCGCGGAGGGCGACCTGCCGCGCACGGCGAGCGGCAAGGTGGAGAAGGCGGCGCTGCGCCGGCTGGCGGAGACCCGTGCGGCCGGAACCCCATTTTAA
- a CDS encoding lipid-transfer protein — protein sequence MQDRVAIVGIGHLPFARDIGRPISDTAVEAIQLALDDAGLEAEQVDGMSMFEMESTHEVSIARRLGVENLRWWDKISYGGGASCATLMHAAAAIAAGLATTVVCHRARNRGAKASRPWAQERGLVRDDKALHVPWGLVRPVDVIGMWAHRHMHEFGTRREHFGNVAIAARRHAQRNPYAMMRDRPLDMETYLAGRPIGWPLTLHDCCLETDGALACVVTSVERARDLRHPPVLVHSVAQASGPNPVHLANYNNTPTMETTSVFCAKLLWQRSALQPRDMDCAQIYDAFTPLVITGLEDYGFCRRGEGGPFTEGGRIELGGELPVLTSGGGLAEAYVHGFNLVLEGVRQIRGTSVNQVPGCKATLVTGASGVATSAAVLRAA from the coding sequence ATCCAGGATCGGGTCGCGATCGTCGGCATCGGCCACCTGCCCTTCGCCAGGGACATCGGCCGTCCGATCTCCGACACGGCCGTCGAGGCGATCCAGCTCGCCCTTGACGACGCCGGCCTCGAGGCCGAGCAGGTCGACGGCATGTCGATGTTCGAGATGGAGTCGACGCACGAGGTCTCGATCGCCCGGCGGCTCGGGGTCGAGAACCTGCGCTGGTGGGACAAGATCTCCTACGGCGGCGGGGCGTCGTGCGCGACGCTGATGCATGCGGCGGCCGCGATCGCCGCGGGGCTCGCGACCACCGTCGTCTGCCACCGCGCGCGCAACCGGGGCGCGAAGGCGTCGCGCCCGTGGGCGCAGGAGCGCGGGCTCGTCCGCGACGACAAGGCGCTGCACGTCCCGTGGGGCCTCGTCCGCCCCGTCGACGTCATCGGCATGTGGGCGCACCGCCACATGCACGAGTTCGGCACCCGGCGCGAGCACTTCGGCAACGTCGCCATCGCGGCGCGCCGCCACGCGCAACGCAACCCCTACGCCATGATGCGCGACCGGCCGCTCGACATGGAGACCTACCTCGCCGGCCGCCCGATCGGCTGGCCGCTCACGCTCCATGACTGCTGCCTCGAGACCGACGGCGCGCTCGCCTGCGTGGTGACCTCGGTCGAGCGCGCGCGCGACCTCCGCCACCCGCCCGTCCTCGTCCACTCGGTCGCGCAGGCCTCGGGGCCGAACCCGGTGCACCTCGCCAACTACAACAATACGCCCACCATGGAGACGACGTCGGTCTTCTGCGCGAAGCTCCTCTGGCAGCGCTCCGCGCTCCAGCCACGGGACATGGACTGCGCGCAGATCTACGACGCCTTCACGCCCCTCGTGATCACCGGACTCGAGGACTACGGCTTCTGCCGGCGCGGCGAGGGCGGGCCGTTCACCGAGGGCGGCCGTATCGAGCTCGGCGGCGAGCTGCCCGTGCTCACCTCGGGCGGCGGGCTCGCGGAGGCGTACGTGCACGGCTTCAACCTCGTCCTGGAGGGCGTGCGGCAGATCCGCGGCACGTCGGTCAACCAGGTCCCGGGCTGCAAGGCGACGCTCGTGACCGGCGCGTCCGGCGTGGCTACCAGCGCGGCGGTACTACGCGCAGCATGA
- a CDS encoding long-chain fatty acid--CoA ligase encodes MLLPTSPAFLALQASRRGRAGGLCFAGRRIAYGELSAAVDELAAWLVRRGLGTGQPIGVQAANEPAVVAMLFAVWGIGAVAVPIAVRSTAEETAHLLEHARARALLCDRGREAVARDAAAAAGVPAFVTAPDLPLAPRLLRRGRRPAPRAPRPPAADGLAVIAYTSGTTGAPKGVMLTHANLLWAMLACAQARGDRAETVGACLSPLSHVPVLVSHLLCRLLAGATAVLVEKFDVGATLDAVERFGVTDLTLIGGMVFDMLALGQIPAAVRRTVEKVSVGGAPTPMEAKRALARLFEGAELIEAYGQTESTDGVTMARGTSVFDREGTVGRVNPHVVVAVRRPDGALAAPGEEGEIVVGGPTVMAGYHRDRAATGDAVRDGWLHTGDLGRQDADGYLFLTGRVKDIIITGGENVSPAEVEAVLRAHPGVADVAVIGTPHPKWGEQVTAVVVRQPGARVDGAALGAFAGARLAGFKRPRRVEFVDALPRNAANKVQAHLLRERFGG; translated from the coding sequence ATGCTCCTGCCGACGTCTCCGGCGTTCCTCGCGCTGCAAGCCTCCCGTCGCGGCCGGGCGGGTGGCCTCTGCTTCGCCGGCCGGCGCATCGCCTACGGGGAGCTCTCCGCCGCCGTCGACGAGCTGGCGGCGTGGCTCGTGCGGCGGGGGCTCGGGACGGGACAGCCGATCGGCGTGCAGGCGGCGAACGAGCCCGCGGTGGTGGCGATGCTCTTCGCCGTCTGGGGGATCGGGGCCGTCGCCGTGCCGATCGCCGTCCGCTCGACGGCCGAGGAGACGGCACACCTGCTCGAGCATGCGCGGGCCCGGGCGCTCCTCTGCGATCGTGGACGGGAGGCCGTCGCCCGCGACGCGGCCGCGGCGGCCGGCGTGCCGGCCTTCGTGACGGCGCCCGACCTGCCGCTCGCGCCGCGGCTCCTCCGTCGCGGCCGGCGGCCCGCGCCCCGCGCGCCCCGCCCGCCGGCGGCCGACGGGCTCGCGGTGATCGCCTACACCTCGGGGACGACGGGGGCCCCGAAGGGCGTCATGCTGACGCACGCGAACCTCCTCTGGGCGATGCTTGCCTGCGCCCAGGCGCGTGGCGACCGGGCCGAGACCGTCGGCGCCTGTCTGAGCCCGCTCAGCCACGTGCCGGTGCTGGTCTCGCACCTCCTCTGCCGCCTGCTCGCCGGGGCCACCGCCGTGCTGGTCGAGAAGTTCGACGTCGGCGCGACGCTCGATGCCGTCGAGCGCTTCGGGGTGACCGACCTCACGCTGATCGGCGGCATGGTCTTCGACATGCTCGCGCTCGGCCAGATTCCGGCGGCCGTGCGCCGGACGGTCGAGAAGGTGTCGGTGGGGGGTGCACCGACGCCGATGGAGGCGAAGCGCGCGCTCGCCCGGCTCTTCGAGGGCGCGGAGCTGATCGAGGCATACGGCCAGACCGAGTCGACCGACGGCGTCACGATGGCGCGCGGCACGAGCGTGTTCGACCGCGAGGGCACCGTCGGGCGGGTGAACCCGCACGTTGTCGTCGCGGTGCGTCGCCCCGACGGGGCGCTGGCGGCGCCGGGGGAGGAAGGGGAGATCGTGGTCGGCGGGCCGACCGTCATGGCCGGCTACCACCGCGACCGCGCCGCCACCGGCGACGCCGTCCGCGACGGCTGGCTGCACACCGGGGACCTCGGGCGGCAGGACGCGGACGGCTACCTCTTCCTCACCGGGCGCGTGAAGGACATCATCATCACCGGCGGCGAGAACGTGTCGCCCGCCGAGGTGGAGGCCGTGCTGCGCGCCCATCCGGGCGTCGCCGACGTCGCCGTCATCGGCACGCCGCACCCCAAGTGGGGCGAGCAGGTGACGGCCGTGGTGGTCAGGCAGCCGGGCGCCCGGGTGGACGGCGCCGCGCTCGGCGCCTTCGCGGGGGCCCGGCTCGCCGGCTTCAAGCGGCCGCGACGGGTGGAGTTCGTCGACGCCCTGCCGCGCAACGCCGCCAACAAGGTGCAGGCGCATCTCCTGCGGGAGCGCTTCGGCGGCTGA